Below is a genomic region from Brassica rapa cultivar Chiifu-401-42 chromosome A08, CAAS_Brap_v3.01, whole genome shotgun sequence.
GCTTCATTTCCTTTAGCTTCTTGGAGACACAGAGCTGCCGCGACCCATGGAAAGGCATAGAATTCCAAGTGGCTTTGACAAGTTCCTGGAAGTCTGGATGAGAGTTTAGATGGGCAAAGAACCTAAAGGGTCGCTTTTGGGGAGGCTTTAGCTGGTCCAGGAACGTGCAACATGGACTGTGATCTGATATACCAGGCTTTCCAAAGACAGCAATAAACTCCGGAAAAGTCTCTAACCATTCCTCATTGCATAGTACACGATCAAGCTTTTTAGAGACCGTCGAGTTTGACCAAGTAAACGTGTTTCCACTATACTGAAGGTCAGTTAATAAGCATCGTTGAAGGCATTCCCGGAAGTCACGCATACCTCTAGAGGAGGTAGAAGGGTCGGCGCGAAAGTGCTCCGAGGGACTGATAATTTCGTTAAAGTCCCCTAGCACAATCCAAGGAAGACCGCAAAGCTGAGGAGAGCATGAAACAGATTCAAGCTCGCTCCATAATAGTCTTCTTTCTGTCCGACAGTTAGACGCATAAATAAAAGAGACCACGATCTCGCTAGCCTGAAACGGGAGCTTGACAGAGCAAGTGATCATTTGCAGAGACTTAGCGATAATTCTGACCTGCACAGAAGGCTTCCAGACAATCCAGATTTTTCCAATATCGGAGAATTCATAGTTTCCCTCGAAAGACCAAGTGGGCAGGATGTTATTCATTATTGGGATAGAATTTGGCTGCTGTACATGCGTCTCAACGAGACAACCAAAAATAGGATTGTATTTACgaatccatctcctaaaacCACGCCGCTTCACTGAATCATTTATTCCTCTAATATTCCAGCAAAACAGATCCATGAAAAGGTTTGGAGTTAGGGGGTTAAAGGGCCCCTAGCCCTAGCATTCGCTTTCGCTCGCTTCTTGTATCTCTTGGAGAAGAATTCGATGAACTCATCCCCATCATCTGATAGGATTTCCCCCTCTTCAGAGGCTGGGGTATCAGAGGAGGAGCCAGAAGAACCAGTACTTATCTGTTGGGGATCTTCGAAACACCCTTCAGCTGAAAGATCTACACATAGACTTCCCTTTGATAGGTCATGAGATACAGAGACCGAGCTTCCAGAGTGACTTTGAGAGTCAAGGGGAGCCATGTTTTCAGCAATGAAGGGGAGAGGGGATCGTGTAAGAACCTCCTTATAGGCGGGGGCAGCAGCAGCTGTTTCCGTTTGAGTGCCAACCGGTCGTTGTGAAACAGGCAGGTTAGCATTTTTGGGATCCACCGAAGGCTGTCCAACGATAGGGAGAAGGCTTTTTATCGGTTTCTTTCCCTCCCGCTTCGAAGCCTCCTTCCTCTCGTGTTTTTCCTTTCCAGCAACTAAGTGATTTGTGCAGGGGCACAAAGCAGTAGGATTCTTCACTGAGTTACAGGTCAAGCAAGTTTTTGGAGCATGCTTACATCGTGTGATAGTATGCCCAAACTTCTTGCAGTAAGAGCAGAGAGAAGGGAGCCAAGGGCTGGTAACTGCAATTCTTCTAGTATCTCCGCTCTCAAACCTCGCATTGACAAACTCTGGAAGTGGCTTCCTCGGGTCGATGACCGTGTACACCTTTGCTACCTCAATGTTGGTGAGGTTTTCCGTAGCAGGATGTAAACAGATTGGTTGTCCAACCATCCCCGCAATCTCTTTCAGAGTGTCTCTGTTGAAGAACTGGAGTGGAACTCCTGTAAACTCAAGCCAGACCGGCACCGTCTCCAGTTCAGGTTTGGTCTGCTGAATACCTGGAGACCACTTAGTGACAAACATGGTTTGCCCATCGATTTGCCACAGACTCTGCTTCAAGATGCGTCTCCTAGCATTTGGGCAGAGAACGCGGAAGAGAAAGGCGTTTCCGTCCATTTTGTTTACGGTGATGTCCCGTCGATGAGGGCTCCATATACCGTTAACAATGGCATGGATAGCTCCTCTAGCTGGGGGTTCCTCGTAGAACTGTCCCAAGATGAAGTATTCCCAGGCTTTCTTATTTTTCTCGACAACCTCATTTGGAATCGTAACACAAGATTCGCCAGAGTCCAGAAGGAAAGGTGTCTCCTTTGGCTCTAGTTTTCCAGAGGCTTCCTTGACAAATCCTTTCCAAAGGTCCGCTGCAGATGGTGACTGAAGCGCAGGGGTAGTTGCGGCTGCTTCCTTAAGAGCAGGTGCTAGGACATCGGCCTCTTTGCTAGATGCAGGCGGTGTGGCTGCAGCTAGGGTTTCGAGATCCGTTGTTTCGGTTTGCTTGGCTAGAGAGGATTTGGGGTCCTCCTGGGCAAGCGAAGGGGTCTGAGACACCTGAGCGGTAGATCCGGTCAGAGGGAGGTCAGATTTGGGTTTCGATTTAGCGGCTGAAGAAGAGTCAGGCGCTGACGATTTCTGGGAAAAGGGTGGGGATTTGGTCACTCCAGTGGGGAGACGACCAGAAGGCTTCTTTTTCGGGGGTTTCTTTTTGGCCATGGAGGCGGGGAGGGGCCGCCGCCGAGAACGGCGACGGTGGAGGTGAAAGGAAAGGGATCGCGTCTTGAGAGAGAAATTTCAAGGCGCGTGGGGCGCGTGTTTATTCTTCGTTATGTTATAATAATAGTTAAACGTTAATTATACTAATACAGTCCCTTAGAATAGGGTTTGAAGTTTTGTATTCGACAAATCATATTTTGCTTAGGAAACAAAGATTGGGGCATTAATTATGAGTAGTATACATTACACTAACGTAACCTGAATCAGAACTTCGTTAAGAAATCTTGTAAATCGAATTGCACAATAGATGATACGTAGTCTTAGATCCgattaaaaaattacaatattaACTATAGCTAAGAAACATATATTCTGAAGCATATATCTACAGGTACATATCTTGTGGAGCTCTGTATGCGTATTATACACATAAGAGAAATATGATGAGCATGCCGTAGAACTCCATTAGTTATCTATTTGTTTATTAGGgatatgttattatttttattagaaaacaagacAGCGTGAGGTGGAGAACATGCATGCAAGATCAAATTGAAGTCATATATATTTACGTAACAAGTTTACTTGAACCCCATGCAAGTCCCATGCACTCAAACCCTTCTATATAAACCCCTCCAAGTTCATCATCCAGTCATAATCAAATTAGCCATTACACAAACTACAAAGTCTCTCAACCATGGCAGTTCCAAAAGCTCACTACTCTCTAGCCATCCTTGTCATTCTCTTTGTCGTTTCAAATTGCCAAAATGCCTGCAATCCAGAATGCAAGGCTAAAGAACCCTTCAACTGCGATAATTCTCTTACCTTCAACCGAACTGGATTTCCAAAGAACTTTACTTTCGGTGCAGCTACTTCCGCGTACCaggtataaatttatatatcttCCTCATGACCGTTCTTGGGCATactgttttcttatttttgtagataaaagaatattttcaaaaagaaaaaaaatttccaaTACAATCGCTTTTTATTTGTTCAACCAGATTGAGGGTGCTGCACATAGAGCCCTTAATGGATGGGACTACTACACTCATAGATATCCAGGTTATAAACCAATTAATTACCCTATTGATCAACATTCATTTGGACATATGGGAgagtgtatatataaatattagaaaGACTGGACATGCTCACATTTTTCTGTTTGTTATGGTACAGAAAGGGTTCCAGATCGCAGCTCCGGAGACGTTGCTTGTGATTCGTATGATCTTTACAAGGTGAGAGGCTATATATCTGTGTATACATATAGGAGACAGTTGTTCCAATTtggaaatattatttaactctggaaaaattcatatataatttGAACAGGAGGATGTCAAATTACTGAAAAGATTGAAAGTTCAAGCATACCGACTCTCCATAGCCTGGTCAAGGGTCTTACCAAGTAAATACAGAAACACAAACATACGTCGCTTTTTCAGTCATGAATTTATATAATTGGCAAAATTAAGAGTTTTACgttctatatatatttgactCGTGAAATTTgtgattataaattttagagggAAGACTGACTGGAGGAGTGGACGAGAACGGGATAGCATACTACAACAATCTCATTAACGAGTTAAAAGCTAATggtaaattgaaaatataaatactacTCAATCATTTGATTATATCTGTGGTATATATGGACGTTTAACTAACTTTCGTACGTGATTACAGGCATAGAGCCATTTGTGACTATATTTCATTGGGATGTTCCCCAAACTCTAGAAGACGAGTACGGAGGCTTCTTAAGCCCGCGTATAGTGTAAGTGCAATAACTAGTTTTTCTTCTTCCAAACTTGTCTTTCTTTCACTTAATTAGgttctatatatatgtacattgcATGATCAGATCTATCTATAATTTAATATGTATGATACACGAACAGAGAGGACTTCAAGAACTATGCGGAGCTTCTATTCCAAAGATTCGGAGACAGAGTCAAGTTTTGGATCACTCTAAACCAGCCTTACTCTCTCTCATCCAAAGGTTATGGAGATGGATCATATCCACCGGGAAGGTGCACTGGCTGTGAATTTGGAGGTGATTCTGGAACCGAACCTTATATAGTCACGCATCACCAACTTCTAGCCCATGCAGAAGCTGT
It encodes:
- the LOC103832840 gene encoding myrosinase 4; protein product: MAVPKAHYSLAILVILFVVSNCQNACNPECKAKEPFNCDNSLTFNRTGFPKNFTFGAATSAYQIEGAAHRALNGWDYYTHRYPERVPDRSSGDVACDSYDLYKEDVKLLKRLKVQAYRLSIAWSRVLPKGRLTGGVDENGIAYYNNLINELKANGIEPFVTIFHWDVPQTLEDEYGGFLSPRIVEDFKNYAELLFQRFGDRVKFWITLNQPYSLSSKGYGDGSYPPGRCTGCEFGGDSGTEPYIVTHHQLLAHAEAVSLYRKRYQKFQGGKIGTTLIGRWFAPLNETSDLDQAAARRAFQFFVGWFLDPLVYGEYPTIMRELVGDRLPKFTPQESDLVKGSLDFLGLNYYVTQYASDASPPPQTHPSVLTDPRVTLGYYRNGVPIGVESPSFVYYPPGFRQILNHIKDNYQNPLTYITENGVADYGNLTVSNALADNGRIQNHCSHLSCLKCSIEDGCNVAGYFAWSLMDNYEFGNGYTLRFGMNWVNFTNPADRREKDSGKWYSRFVAK